A single genomic interval of Rhodothermia bacterium harbors:
- a CDS encoding rhodanese-like domain-containing protein → MSIFDLFRGGKGGGVETISPVDALNKLKEGVKLIDVREPAELKSDGKVSKAVNIPLGQLSPDKLPQDKEAPLMFMCRSGARSSMAARQASSWGYTTVYNVQGGIMGWKATGTSLK, encoded by the coding sequence ATGTCTATTTTTGATCTATTTCGTGGTGGCAAGGGTGGCGGTGTAGAAACCATTTCACCTGTTGACGCACTCAACAAACTGAAAGAAGGGGTTAAGTTAATTGACGTCCGTGAGCCAGCGGAGTTGAAATCGGATGGTAAAGTCTCTAAGGCGGTCAATATTCCCCTCGGACAACTTTCCCCAGACAAACTTCCTCAAGACAAAGAAGCGCCTTTGATGTTTATGTGCCGCTCTGGTGCTCGCTCCTCTATGGCTGCTCGTCAGGCATCAAGTTGGGGTTATACCACGGTTTATAATGTGCAAGGCGGTATTATGGGTTGGAAAGCCACTGGAACTTCTTTGAAATAA